In a single window of the Deinococcus aerolatus genome:
- a CDS encoding PIG-L family deacetylase, with protein sequence MRKRCWSAVLLSLLVGAASAQTAPAPAPNPIQSGPGSYGGTVSGLDLMDVDLMFIGAHPDDDGGVGGILARYLLDGGLKGTVVTLTGGEGGGNATGRETGRALGLIREEEERRSLAMLGVDSPHFLGLRDFYFTLSAEETLEKWGGPAFVCDVVRLVRVRRPEIIVTMWPGPGTHGQHQMAARAATLAYNSAGDPKSCPEQVAEGVQPFTPLKLYYYPNSAAEATVKIPTDDVSRTARLRYADLKSIAQHNYRSQGWDTTSTLPARAANPESFMLVASRVPTPAQETSLLGGALAPSGSSPAGVRLEVQPGAYDIGAGQAAPVTVTLINTTAQPMTGVTLALNAPDGWTVSAAPAARTLKPGESASATFQVMAPAGAAAERSALTGSYRAVQDGQAITGRAGNFVRPLPAVVATFAPTFDVAAYQDFARQTGTDWVIGSLPTRLALALGQKTPVNVTVTNRSGAAVNGKVELKLPAGIALSGDTAYSLAAGQSKTLTLQLEAVVAALPAGRQSALLPVSLSTGNFTDTANAYVLPSLTIPRLSKAPAIDGDLADLSAGADGQIGPEDLWWRAKPDGAADASASFKLGYDDTYLYVGLNVKDELVACNIAPDDVKAQLRSDAIGVTVDPSGTSRDTGTTMQAAAFPCTTDGFGARGFRDADARQGVMEETAPGMQVASRKVDGGYTIEFRLPWAAMPKVPKAGDTIGLNLVMYDGDTADARVGANISQSGLAWAAFPWGGKQALPYLWPRVTLGK encoded by the coding sequence ATGAGAAAACGTTGCTGGTCCGCCGTGCTGCTGTCCTTGCTGGTGGGTGCCGCAAGCGCACAGACTGCGCCTGCGCCCGCTCCCAACCCCATCCAGAGCGGCCCCGGTTCCTACGGCGGCACGGTCAGCGGCCTGGACCTGATGGACGTGGACCTAATGTTCATCGGCGCGCACCCGGACGACGACGGCGGCGTGGGCGGCATCCTGGCCCGCTACCTGCTGGACGGCGGCCTCAAGGGCACCGTGGTCACCCTGACCGGCGGCGAGGGTGGCGGCAACGCCACCGGCCGCGAGACCGGCCGCGCCCTGGGCTTGATCCGCGAGGAGGAGGAACGCCGTTCGCTGGCGATGCTGGGCGTGGACAGTCCGCACTTCCTGGGCCTGCGCGACTTCTACTTCACGCTGTCGGCCGAGGAGACGCTCGAAAAGTGGGGCGGCCCGGCCTTTGTGTGCGACGTGGTGCGGCTGGTGCGGGTGCGCCGCCCCGAGATCATCGTGACGATGTGGCCCGGCCCCGGCACGCACGGCCAGCACCAGATGGCCGCCCGCGCCGCCACGCTGGCCTACAACTCGGCCGGTGACCCGAAGTCCTGCCCCGAGCAGGTGGCCGAGGGCGTGCAGCCGTTCACGCCGCTGAAGCTGTACTACTACCCCAACAGCGCGGCCGAGGCCACCGTCAAGATTCCCACCGACGACGTGTCGCGCACCGCGCGGCTGCGCTACGCGGACCTCAAGAGCATCGCGCAGCACAACTACCGCTCGCAGGGCTGGGACACCACCTCCACGCTGCCGGCGCGGGCAGCCAATCCCGAGTCGTTCATGCTGGTGGCCTCGCGGGTGCCCACCCCCGCCCAGGAAACATCGCTGCTCGGCGGGGCGCTGGCCCCCAGCGGGTCCTCGCCGGCCGGCGTGCGGCTGGAGGTGCAGCCCGGCGCCTATGACATCGGTGCGGGGCAGGCCGCGCCCGTGACGGTCACCCTGATCAACACCACCGCCCAGCCCATGACCGGCGTGACGCTGGCCCTGAATGCCCCGGACGGCTGGACGGTCTCGGCCGCTCCGGCCGCCCGGACCCTCAAGCCCGGTGAGTCGGCCAGCGCCACCTTCCAGGTCATGGCCCCCGCCGGGGCCGCCGCCGAGCGCAGCGCCCTGACCGGCAGCTACCGCGCCGTGCAGGACGGGCAGGCCATCACCGGCCGTGCCGGCAACTTCGTGCGTCCGCTGCCCGCCGTCGTGGCCACGTTCGCCCCCACCTTTGACGTCGCCGCGTACCAGGACTTCGCACGGCAGACCGGCACCGACTGGGTGATCGGCTCGCTGCCCACCCGTCTGGCACTCGCGCTGGGCCAGAAGACCCCCGTGAACGTAACCGTGACCAACCGCAGCGGGGCTGCCGTGAACGGCAAGGTAGAGCTGAAACTGCCCGCAGGCATCGCGCTGTCGGGCGACACCGCCTACTCGCTGGCCGCCGGACAGAGCAAGACGCTGACGTTGCAGCTGGAAGCTGTGGTCGCCGCGCTGCCTGCCGGACGCCAGAGTGCGCTGCTGCCGGTCAGCCTCAGCACCGGCAACTTCACCGACACCGCCAACGCCTACGTGCTGCCCAGCCTGACCATTCCGCGCCTGAGCAAGGCGCCGGCCATTGACGGCGACCTGGCCGACCTGTCGGCGGGCGCCGACGGGCAGATCGGCCCCGAAGACCTGTGGTGGCGGGCCAAGCCCGACGGCGCGGCAGACGCCAGCGCCAGCTTCAAGCTCGGCTACGACGACACGTACCTGTACGTGGGCCTGAACGTCAAGGACGAGCTGGTGGCCTGCAACATCGCCCCCGACGACGTCAAGGCCCAGCTGCGCTCGGACGCGATTGGCGTCACCGTGGACCCCAGCGGCACCAGCCGCGACACCGGCACCACCATGCAGGCCGCCGCCTTCCCCTGCACCACCGACGGCTTCGGGGCACGCGGCTTCCGCGACGCCGACGCCCGGCAAGGCGTGATGGAGGAAACGGCGCCCGGCATGCAGGTGGCCTCCAGGAAGGTGGACGGCGGCTACACCATCGAGTTCCGCCTGCCCTGGGCCGCCATGCCCAAGGTGCCCAAAGCGGGCGACACCATCGGCCTGAACCTGGTGATGTACGACGGCGACACGGCCGACGCCCGCGTGGGTGCGAACATCAGCCAGAGTGGGCTGGCGTGGGCGGCGTTCCCCTGGGGCGGCAAGCAGGCCCTGCCCTACCTGTGGCCCCGCGTGACCCTGGGCAAGTAA